Part of the Serinus canaria isolate serCan28SL12 chromosome 1, serCan2020, whole genome shotgun sequence genome is shown below.
ttagtCACTTTCACATCTGACAGTATTCACAGTTGTTTGAGGTGATAAAAGCATTGAAAAATTTAACACTGATGCTAGGTTTTAGTTCATTTCAGGTGAAACAACAAAAGATGTTgagcaaataaaaagaagtgcAATTATTATTCTGCTTCTGTCATATTACAATGCAACAAATATATCTGTTACCTTTAGTTATAGAACATCCTTCTGTGTAGCTGAGTGCTAGAATTTGGAAAAAGAATCCCTTTTTTGCATTGTAAAAGTCCCCTgacatttcttctctttttatatcATTTCACTGTTCATATTATTGAGTGATCTTACACTTCCAGTTCTAAAACTTTTCCTGCGCACGCTTCGAAGGTAATTGCGATAAAGGATTACGCTGATGACTCTTGCCTGGAATTGTTTGGAAACAATGTAGTACAGTATAACATCCAAGCATGTACTGAGATTCATGAGGAAGGTGGTaaaggctgcccagggattGTAACTTGTATTTTCATCTTGCAACATCAGGAAGACAAAGCAAATGTGGAAGGGTACAAAGCAGAAGAGTACCTGAGCAATCAGAGTAACTATAATTCTTATAGATCTCTCCTTGGCCTTAGGCTTCAGTTTGGAAGTCTTGCCatgaataaaattataaataatgaCTAGGTAACACCCCATCATGATAAACAAGGggatcaaaaagaaaaaaatcaagcgACAAAAATTCAATGTATTTACTTCCTTTAAATGGATGATATCAAGCATTTTCATGCAGGTGGTGAAATTTGAGGCTTGGTCTGGATCAGATCGTAAAAACACCAACGGGGATGTTGTTGAGAGGGTCATTATCCAGATTCCAGTGCAAGCCAGCAGagctttttttgtattttttagttCTTTGACATGTTTGGGCTGGACAATAGCCATAAATCTGTCTACGCTGATAAAAGCGAGCAGCCACAGAGCAATGGCTGGGTAAAAGACGGTGAAAGCCCCGAGGATCCGGCAAAATGTATCTCCAAAAGGCCACGCTTCTGTCCCGTGGTAGATTATCcgaaaaggcagggaaaatataaaaaacaggTCAAGTAATGCAACGTTCATCATGTATACAGTTATAGTTGTTCTCTTCTTGGTAGTGCAGCTGAACACCCATAGTGCAGTGGCATTCACCAGCAATCCCACTGTGAACACAAAGCTGTAGAAGACCAGTGATGCAATCCTGTATTCTTCTGGGTGGGAATTTTCTGGCGTCATAGTTTAATTGAACTTAGGAATAGTTGTTGCGCTCCATAAATCCCCTAAAATTAGATAAAATATGGGAAGTTATTCTCAGTCAAATaaaatctgtctttaaaaacaaacaggaagaTTGTTTTAGGACAGTGTTTAATGATGAAACTATTGTTTAGCTCTGAAATGTGCtagttttgttgctttttctgaCTGCAAATACATTATCATCCTCTGAGGAAAGCATATGTATTGTCAGACTTGTGAAAATAGTATTTATAAGCAtgtttgaataaaatatttttgttacttaCAGGGCCTTTTGATAAAAGGAATCAAAAAGTCAAGATTGGCGGCGTGCATCAGTAGCTGATAATTAAATTGAAATAGTTCTGTTTGAGCTACGACAGCtactttctaaagaaaatatttcttcaagctgtctctgttaaaaaaattttttactAAAACTAGTTATGAATAGAAACAAGTCAGCATGGCATGTAGTGACATTTGGATATGCAAAGAGTACTGACTTTGCCTTTTATCTGTGTAGGACCTACTTAACTAAAAGAGCAGGTGCTTGCTTATTAAAGACGCTTAAAAAAACTCTTTGAGTGTCTGCATAGCTTCTAATACAGTGTTTAATCCCAGGGCATCAGAACCACCCACCCAATAAACTAATAAAATTAATAGATTAGTAGActtcctgttttaaaaactaaaaagggggaaagcagcacagtttCCAGCAAGGCCATATGGGAACAATATTTGTCTGGGGGGAAAGTTGCTGTCTGGTAGCCAGCTACCCCAGAGCACGGTTATGTTCCTTCATCCAGCTTCTTGGTCGTAGGAGTTGGACATCTAAAATGTCACTGTGAAGGCTGAGGTGATGAGAGCTGAAGGAGAGGAtccctggttttttttggagcCCGTGAGGATGGCAGACCTTATCTGGTGTTTGTGTGAGTGCTTTGTGTAACCTTCACCCCCAGCACTTTCCTGGCTCTTGGTGTGGTCACAATTTCATGACTTTATGTGGGAGGGTTCCTCTTGTCTGGCCTTTTACCCAGCCCTGTGACAGCTTtgtgaagaggaggaggaggaacaagTTAGCTGTTTGTCTGATCTTCCCACTTGTGACAAACGGCCAAGGAAGTTCCACAGTATCTGTTAGGCACCAGAGCTGTTCTTGAGAGCAGAAGGGTGCATAGTTCCTGTGTGTTTTATCTTCAGAAGTGAAGAATGCATTAAAACCCAGGTTTATTATTACTGCCCATTTGGTTAATGCTTTCTCTGTAATGTTACCAAATACTTTCTCAGTGCTACAGGAATGCATAGGGGATTGAAATGGGCTTTATTAATCTGACATCCTGGTTGGACACTGGCAAATACCAGTTGCATTTGAGAAGAGTACCGTGGAGTAACTAACTTAAGTATGACCTGCTAAATCTTTATATAGGTTAGTTTGTGCCTTGAAATACAAAGTTAGAGCTTCTAATGTTCTTACAGTTCTCCAGTTTACAGATATATTAAAGTTATGCATAGAAATATTTAACCCTTAACTTCAAGgtctttttttcagctgtacaaaacaaaaaaaggtgtGTTTTGTTCTCAGATGAAGACATTAAAACATGTAACAGAATTTATGTTTTGTTTGGGAAAAGCCATGTATGTGATACAAAAAAGAGGGTTGGAGTGCA
Proteins encoded:
- the GPR18 gene encoding N-arachidonyl glycine receptor; the protein is MTPENSHPEEYRIASLVFYSFVFTVGLLVNATALWVFSCTTKKRTTITVYMMNVALLDLFFIFSLPFRIIYHGTEAWPFGDTFCRILGAFTVFYPAIALWLLAFISVDRFMAIVQPKHVKELKNTKKALLACTGIWIMTLSTTSPLVFLRSDPDQASNFTTCMKMLDIIHLKEVNTLNFCRLIFFFLIPLFIMMGCYLVIIYNFIHGKTSKLKPKAKERSIRIIVTLIAQVLFCFVPFHICFVFLMLQDENTSYNPWAAFTTFLMNLSTCLDVILYYIVSKQFQARVISVILYRNYLRSVRRKSFRTGSVRSLNNMNSEMI